One window of the Archaeoglobus sulfaticallidus PM70-1 genome contains the following:
- the purF gene encoding amidophosphoribosyltransferase, with amino-acid sequence MCGIVGVFCNDVDLTPHITYYALFSLQHRGQESAGMAVSGVGVNLYKDMGLVSEVFSNKILSMLKGNSSIGHVRYSTTGQSRIENAQPLAVKSRYGSIAVAHNGNLVNYRELRKELEIDGKVFHTDSDTEVIVYLLSSYLLDNDLETALSMLTKKLMGSFTLTLLLNDMVVGYRDPMGFKPLCVGEGEFGYIIASESCAIDSVGAELIRDVRPGEAVIIEDGDLRFEKIAGSDKKCVCVFEYIYFARPDSVIDGRNVYRVRYNIGRTLAKESPAEVDLVSPVPDSGTTSSIGYAHESGKPYLEALIKNRYVGRTFIIPGQENRELSVKLKMNVLRDNVNGKRVLLIDDSIVRGTTSRKIVELVRKAGAKEIHFRVGSPPIVSPCYFGIDMSTREELIASEKSVEDIRRDIMADSLAYLSLEGLLDSVGIRREDLCLACLTSRYPVPVECAMKC; translated from the coding sequence ATGTGCGGCATAGTTGGTGTCTTCTGTAACGATGTGGATCTGACACCTCATATTACATATTATGCACTTTTTTCTCTTCAGCACAGAGGTCAGGAATCCGCTGGAATGGCCGTTTCAGGCGTTGGGGTGAACCTCTACAAGGACATGGGTCTGGTCAGCGAAGTCTTCAGTAACAAGATCCTGTCGATGCTGAAGGGGAATTCTTCAATAGGCCATGTCAGGTATTCAACTACCGGACAGTCAAGGATCGAAAACGCTCAACCACTGGCTGTGAAGTCAAGATATGGCAGTATAGCTGTAGCACATAATGGTAATCTCGTCAACTACAGAGAGCTGAGAAAGGAATTGGAAATTGACGGAAAAGTGTTTCATACCGATTCAGACACAGAAGTAATTGTTTACCTCCTTTCCTCGTATCTTCTAGATAATGATCTTGAAACAGCCCTTTCCATGCTGACAAAGAAACTCATGGGCTCATTTACTCTCACACTATTGCTGAACGATATGGTTGTTGGATACAGAGACCCAATGGGGTTTAAACCCCTCTGTGTTGGAGAAGGGGAGTTTGGATACATAATCGCGTCAGAATCATGTGCCATAGACTCCGTTGGAGCAGAACTGATAAGAGATGTAAGGCCAGGAGAAGCAGTGATAATCGAAGACGGCGATTTGAGATTTGAAAAGATCGCTGGGAGTGACAAAAAATGCGTCTGCGTCTTTGAATACATCTATTTTGCGAGACCCGACTCAGTAATAGATGGCAGGAATGTTTACAGGGTCAGGTACAACATCGGCAGAACTCTGGCAAAAGAAAGCCCGGCTGAAGTTGATCTTGTGTCTCCGGTCCCTGACAGCGGAACAACATCTTCAATTGGTTATGCTCATGAATCCGGGAAACCATATCTTGAGGCTCTGATCAAAAACAGGTATGTTGGCAGGACATTCATAATTCCCGGGCAGGAGAATAGAGAGCTCTCAGTCAAGCTCAAGATGAATGTTTTGAGGGATAATGTCAATGGCAAAAGGGTTTTGCTAATAGATGACAGCATTGTTAGGGGAACAACTTCGAGAAAGATCGTAGAGCTCGTCAGAAAGGCTGGAGCGAAAGAGATCCATTTCAGAGTCGGGAGTCCACCAATTGTATCCCCATGCTATTTTGGTATTGACATGTCAACGAGAGAGGAGCTTATAGCATCTGAAAAAAGTGTTGAGGATATAAGAAGAGATA
- a CDS encoding 50S ribosomal protein L37e gives MSKGTASMGKRGRKIVHIKCRRCGKVSFHRRKGYCASCGFGRSKRLRSYSWVRKKKSRN, from the coding sequence ATGTCGAAGGGTACAGCATCAATGGGTAAGAGAGGCAGGAAAATCGTTCACATAAAGTGCAGGAGATGTGGAAAGGTATCTTTCCATAGAAGAAAGGGATACTGTGCATCATGCGGATTTGGAAGAAGCAAGAGGCTCAGAAGCTACTCATGGGTGAGGAAGAAGAAATCGAGAAACTAA
- a CDS encoding LSm family protein → MANRPLDVLNKSLQTSVIVRLKGGREFRGILDGYDIHMNLVLMDAEEIQGGEIVRKLGSVVIRGDTVVFVSPSKFER, encoded by the coding sequence ATGGCAAACAGACCACTGGATGTGCTTAACAAATCACTACAAACATCTGTAATTGTTAGGTTGAAGGGTGGAAGGGAATTCAGGGGAATCCTGGATGGATATGATATTCACATGAATTTGGTGCTGATGGATGCGGAAGAGATTCAGGGAGGAGAGATCGTCAGGAAACTCGGAAGTGTTGTGATTAGAGGAGATACGGTAGTTTTTGTATCTCCATCGAAATTTGAAAGGTAG
- a CDS encoding DUF1947 domain-containing protein: protein MKRQRLRKKKAKRIKNLIAEKYSIEIEGDIDLVEIDGRKVYLVNDDPLLFEHDGEIYPTILALLKNKPEGRKVVVDNGALPFVMNGADIMKPGIVYADEEINKGDFVFVTVEGKDSPIAVGIALVDGKEMIGKKGKAVKNIHHLKDRIWNTFFSEKK, encoded by the coding sequence ATGAAGAGGCAAAGGTTGAGAAAAAAGAAGGCCAAAAGGATAAAGAATCTTATTGCTGAAAAGTATTCCATCGAGATCGAAGGAGATATAGATCTGGTTGAGATCGATGGCAGGAAAGTGTACCTCGTTAACGATGATCCACTTCTATTCGAGCATGATGGGGAGATTTATCCAACAATTCTGGCTTTGCTTAAAAATAAGCCAGAAGGGAGAAAAGTTGTTGTGGATAATGGAGCTTTGCCGTTTGTTATGAATGGAGCAGACATAATGAAACCCGGAATCGTTTACGCTGATGAGGAGATTAATAAAGGAGACTTTGTTTTTGTGACCGTTGAGGGAAAGGATTCACCGATAGCCGTTGGAATTGCCCTCGTCGATGGTAAGGAGATGATTGGCAAAAAAGGCAAGGCTGTGAAAAACATACACCATCTGAAAGACAGAATATGGAATACATTCTTTTCTGAAAAAAAATAA
- a CDS encoding ribonuclease P protein component 4, whose translation MLKRDKKLEKKIARERIVLLMERAFKTDDSDLSRRYVELAMKISSKYRVRIPKEYRNTFCRKCYTPFKSENVKIRLLRGVKTIECLVCGYKKRIPYKLRDIS comes from the coding sequence ATGCTCAAGAGAGATAAGAAGTTGGAGAAAAAAATCGCGAGAGAGAGAATAGTTCTCCTGATGGAAAGAGCTTTTAAAACAGACGATTCTGATCTGTCGAGGAGATATGTTGAGCTGGCAATGAAAATCTCCAGCAAGTACAGGGTTAGAATTCCGAAAGAATACAGAAACACCTTCTGCAGAAAGTGTTACACTCCATTCAAGTCTGAAAATGTGAAGATCAGGCTTTTGAGGGGAGTTAAGACGATAGAGTGCCTGGTTTGTGGGTATAAAAAGAGGATACCGTACAAGCTCCGGGACATATCATAA
- a CDS encoding BMP family ABC transporter substrate-binding protein, with protein MRRTILVAMVLALLLIGCAEEQKEAKPSPTPAEEKLKVAFVYVSPIGDAGWSYAHDLGRKFIEEHYPVETKYSEAVPEGPDAERVIREYAEQGYDIIFTTSFGYMDPTITVAKDFPNTVFMHCSGYKTAKNVGTYFGRMYQARYLSGLVAGSMTKTNKIGYVAAHPIPEVIRGINAFALGVKKVNPDAKVIVVWTGTWYDPAKEKEAAISLLDQGCDVIAQHQDSPGPQQAAEERGVYSIGYNSDMSKFAPNAHLTAPIWNWSVIYSYVVENVMAGTWKSEEIWWGIDKGVVDLAPFNKVVPEDVRKIVEQEKEKYLKGEVPEQYPFVGPIIDQNGNVVKAEGEAMTDEELLSMNFFVDNVVGEIPQK; from the coding sequence ATGAGGCGAACCATTCTTGTGGCAATGGTACTTGCTCTTCTGCTGATTGGATGTGCAGAAGAGCAGAAAGAGGCAAAACCCAGCCCCACTCCAGCAGAAGAAAAACTCAAGGTTGCTTTTGTGTATGTTAGCCCCATCGGTGATGCTGGCTGGAGCTATGCTCACGATCTCGGCAGGAAGTTCATTGAGGAGCATTATCCTGTGGAGACGAAGTACAGCGAGGCTGTACCTGAGGGCCCAGATGCTGAGAGAGTTATAAGAGAATATGCCGAACAGGGTTATGATATAATCTTCACGACCTCATTCGGCTACATGGATCCGACTATCACGGTCGCGAAGGACTTCCCGAACACGGTTTTCATGCACTGCAGTGGATACAAGACGGCAAAGAATGTTGGAACCTATTTTGGAAGAATGTATCAGGCGAGATATCTGAGCGGTCTTGTTGCCGGTAGCATGACCAAGACCAACAAGATAGGATATGTTGCAGCACATCCGATTCCTGAAGTTATCAGAGGAATTAATGCCTTTGCACTGGGTGTTAAGAAAGTAAATCCGGATGCCAAGGTTATAGTTGTCTGGACTGGAACATGGTACGATCCTGCAAAGGAGAAGGAGGCTGCAATAAGCCTTCTCGATCAGGGATGTGATGTTATTGCTCAGCATCAGGATTCTCCCGGACCACAGCAGGCTGCTGAAGAAAGGGGTGTTTACTCCATAGGCTATAACAGCGATATGTCCAAGTTTGCACCAAATGCACATCTAACAGCCCCGATATGGAACTGGAGTGTAATATACAGCTATGTTGTTGAGAATGTGATGGCTGGAACCTGGAAGAGTGAGGAGATCTGGTGGGGAATCGACAAGGGTGTGGTTGATCTAGCACCATTCAACAAGGTTGTGCCGGAGGATGTCAGGAAGATCGTTGAGCAGGAGAAAGAGAAGTATCTGAAGGGAGAGGTGCCTGAGCAGTATCCATTTGTTGGGCCAATCATCGATCAGAATGGAAATGTTGTCAAGGCTGAAGGAGAGGCAATGACCGACGAAGAACTGCTTTCAATGAACTTCTTTGTGGATAATGTTGTTGGAGAGATCCCACAGAAGTAA
- a CDS encoding GNAT family N-acetyltransferase, producing MFSLEEITIRKASLEDYTEEKYEFIYNWMSQVADYLYFTPKRERMEKDRIRFLASLESNLTVVAVTNDGKVVGQCQLFKSDSPKLSHVAKVGIAVAPSYWRKGIGTALLRKIEEIAKSEGIIKIEAEVIAPNTAALNLFKKNGYHQEGRRLKKFNFKGSLVDEIEFGKFL from the coding sequence ATGTTCTCTTTAGAAGAAATCACTATCAGAAAAGCTTCCTTAGAAGATTACACTGAAGAAAAATACGAATTTATTTATAACTGGATGAGCCAAGTCGCAGACTACCTATACTTTACTCCAAAGAGGGAGAGAATGGAGAAAGACAGGATTCGATTTCTCGCTTCCTTAGAATCTAACCTTACGGTTGTAGCTGTAACCAATGATGGAAAAGTTGTTGGACAATGCCAGTTATTCAAATCCGATTCGCCAAAACTTTCTCATGTCGCGAAGGTAGGCATTGCTGTCGCCCCCTCCTACTGGAGAAAAGGAATTGGAACAGCCTTGCTACGAAAAATTGAGGAGATAGCAAAATCAGAGGGTATTATCAAGATAGAAGCTGAAGTGATAGCCCCAAACACAGCAGCACTCAATTTATTCAAAAAGAATGGGTATCACCAAGAGGGAAGACGACTGAAGAAATTTAACTTCAAAGGCAGTTTGGTAGATGAAATCGAATTTGGTAAATTCCTTTAA
- a CDS encoding amidohydrolase family protein: MIVDTHAQLWTREVIESLPRSMVDSYSRVFGKDFSISVEKMLADMDEAGVEKAVVVGVDAETTYSYKVSNDAVYRAYEESGGRLIPFAGVDPHKGKVALKEIDRIVKLNFKGLKFMPHLHELNPNDPKMYEIYRAANDYGLPLLFHTGTQFHKGSKIKYCRPLYLDDVAVDFPDLKIIIAHFGYPWYEEALAVVRRNENVYFNIAGWSPKYIPEVVIRQMNSILSDKVLFGTDYPLMNYKRVVEELKQLNLKETTYEKMFYRNAKRIGIVD; this comes from the coding sequence ATGATTGTCGATACTCATGCTCAGTTGTGGACGAGGGAGGTTATCGAATCCCTCCCTAGGAGCATGGTGGATAGCTACTCAAGAGTTTTCGGCAAGGACTTTAGCATCTCTGTAGAGAAAATGCTAGCAGATATGGACGAAGCTGGAGTTGAAAAGGCTGTTGTGGTGGGAGTAGATGCAGAAACAACATACAGCTATAAAGTATCAAACGATGCTGTGTATAGGGCATATGAAGAGAGCGGTGGGAGATTGATACCTTTTGCTGGAGTTGATCCCCATAAAGGAAAGGTTGCGTTAAAAGAGATAGACAGAATAGTGAAGCTTAATTTTAAAGGATTGAAGTTCATGCCACATCTGCATGAGCTAAATCCCAACGATCCAAAGATGTATGAGATATACAGGGCTGCGAACGATTACGGACTACCACTGCTATTCCACACAGGCACCCAGTTTCATAAGGGCAGCAAAATAAAGTACTGCAGGCCATTATATCTGGATGATGTAGCTGTGGATTTTCCAGATTTGAAAATAATTATTGCTCATTTCGGATATCCCTGGTATGAGGAGGCTCTGGCTGTTGTCAGGAGAAACGAGAATGTGTACTTCAACATAGCCGGTTGGAGTCCAAAGTACATTCCCGAAGTTGTTATCAGGCAGATGAACAGCATACTGAGCGATAAGGTTCTTTTCGGGACAGATTATCCCCTGATGAATTACAAAAGAGTTGTTGAAGAGTTGAAACAGCTTAATCTGAAGGAAACAACCTATGAGAAGATGTTTTACAGAAATGCAAAGAGGATAGGGATTGTGGATTGA
- a CDS encoding NADH-quinone oxidoreductase subunit A, with the protein MDEYLTVMVYSVTVIAFAFLAYIVSRLLRPEKLEKEKYTTYECGEEPITPAWYQYSLQYYMYAILFVIFDVEILFLYPWALQMKNTEIFVAGMIFLFIVFVGLVYEWSKGILEWQKT; encoded by the coding sequence ATGGATGAATACCTTACAGTTATGGTATATAGCGTAACAGTAATCGCCTTTGCATTCCTAGCCTACATAGTATCCAGACTTTTGAGGCCAGAGAAGCTTGAGAAGGAGAAGTACACTACCTATGAGTGTGGAGAGGAGCCAATAACTCCTGCTTGGTATCAGTACAGCCTGCAGTACTACATGTACGCCATTCTCTTCGTCATATTCGACGTGGAGATACTGTTCCTCTACCCCTGGGCCTTGCAGATGAAGAATACAGAGATATTTGTAGCAGGAATGATCTTCCTGTTCATCGTCTTTGTTGGGCTTGTATATGAGTGGAGCAAAGGTATACTCGAGTGGCAGAAAACATGA
- a CDS encoding NADH-quinone oxidoreductase subunit B, protein MIRLDSLKDIVDANKLVRWLRSKSPWVFTFGLACCAIELMAMGAPRFDGVERFGMLARATPRQADVMIVSGWVTNKMAPVVRRLYEQMPEPKYVIAMGECAISGGPWFDSYNVVDGVDRIIPVDVYVPGCPPRPEALLDGIVKLRRMIREGKTRYDREFNGKK, encoded by the coding sequence ATGATTCGACTGGACAGCTTAAAGGATATCGTTGATGCAAACAAGCTGGTAAGATGGTTAAGATCCAAATCACCATGGGTCTTCACCTTTGGGCTTGCGTGCTGTGCCATAGAGCTGATGGCCATGGGCGCGCCGAGATTCGATGGGGTTGAGAGGTTCGGCATGCTCGCAAGGGCCACCCCAAGGCAGGCAGATGTCATGATCGTTTCCGGATGGGTTACGAATAAGATGGCTCCGGTCGTGAGAAGGTTGTATGAACAAATGCCAGAGCCGAAGTATGTCATTGCGATGGGTGAGTGTGCCATAAGTGGAGGGCCATGGTTCGATTCGTACAATGTCGTTGATGGGGTTGACAGGATAATTCCCGTAGATGTCTATGTGCCTGGATGCCCCCCAAGGCCAGAAGCTCTGCTCGATGGAATTGTGAAGCTCAGAAGGATGATTCGAGAGGGGAAAACGAGGTATGACAGAGAATTTAATGGAAAAAAGTAG
- a CDS encoding NADH-quinone oxidoreductase subunit C — MTENLMEKSRLDFLLKEIESAGAFQIAVQNEKRIWVEIDRDSLHEFCRFIKDLGFDHLSCIVGIDRKDYLEVVYHAWSYIHRVMISARVKLPADDPVIDSVTDIWGSADWHEREAFDMFGVIFSNHPKLKRILLPEDFKGFPLRKEFQLKERDWI; from the coding sequence ATGACAGAGAATTTAATGGAAAAAAGTAGGCTAGATTTTCTCCTGAAAGAGATTGAGAGTGCTGGAGCTTTCCAGATAGCTGTCCAGAACGAAAAGAGAATCTGGGTTGAGATCGATAGAGACAGCCTTCATGAATTCTGCAGGTTCATAAAAGATCTAGGATTCGATCACCTCTCATGCATAGTTGGAATCGACAGGAAGGATTATCTCGAGGTTGTATATCATGCGTGGTCCTACATACACAGAGTTATGATCTCTGCGAGAGTAAAACTTCCCGCAGATGACCCTGTTATCGATTCTGTAACGGATATCTGGGGCTCAGCAGACTGGCATGAGAGGGAGGCTTTCGACATGTTCGGGGTAATCTTCTCGAATCATCCAAAACTCAAGAGAATACTTCTCCCAGAGGACTTCAAGGGTTTTCCGCTTAGAAAAGAATTCCAGCTTAAAGAGAGGGACTGGATATGA